The genomic interval TCGCGGATGCCGTGCGCAGGGCTTCGATGTGTTCACGGCCGCCGCCCCAGTAGGCCACGTTCCGCTCCACGTCGGCGAGTTCGTCGGGCAGCGGCTGTCCCGCGTCGGGCAGCATGCGCCAGTGGTGGAGGAGTGGGAAGCCCGGGAAGCGGCCGGACACCACCAAGTTGGTCGTCATCTCGTGGACGGCCAGCTCGCGCCAGACGCCGAAACCGGGGTTGGGGACCGCGCCGATGCCGTAGTGGCAGTAGGCGGGCGCCCCGAACACGTTGGCCGTGGACCGCACGTTCTCCGGCCGCCGCTCGACATCGGTGAGCGGCATCCGCTTCACGAACACCTTTCTGCCGTCGACCTCGATCAGTGCCGAGCGACCGCCGACGCTGGTGCCCAACGGCGTGCCGGCCTCGACCAGTTCGGCGAGTTCGTGGTCGGAGAGCAGGGCGAGGGACGTGGCGATGTCGCTGTGGGCGACGAGGCGTGAGGTGGGAGCCATGTCTCCCATCCTCGGTCAGCCGACCGGGAGTTGGAGGTCGATGGTCATCTCCACCGTCACCTCGTCGTCCGCCCCGAGCCCCTGCGGCTTGCGCACGGCGGTCTTGAGCGGCAGCAGATAGCCGCCGTCCTTGGGGAAGAGCGACGTGGTGAACACCACGTCTCCGATCCTGGCCTCGACCGGGATGACACCCCACCCGTACGAGGCCAGGGCGGCGATCTCGCGGATGTCCGCCGACTCCTCGTCCGGCACGGGGACGAAGTAGTACGGGGACGGCCCGCGCCACTCGATCACCCGGCCGGTGAAGACGAACCGCATGGACGCGCTCAGTTGGCCGCGTAGTTCTGCAGGAACAGCGCCTCCGCCACCGACAACCGCTCCAACTCCTCAGGAGACACGCTCTCGTTGAGCGCGTGGATCTGGGCCTCCGGCTCGCTGAGGCCGATGAGGAGGATCTCCGCCCGCGGGTAGAGGGCCGCGAGGGTGTTGCACAGCGGGATGGAGCCGCCCTGGCCGGCGTACTGCATCTCCTCGCCGGGGTAGGCGACGGCCATCGCGTCGGCCATCGCCGTGTACGCCGGGCTGGTCGTGTCGGCGCTGAACGGCTGGCCCTGGCCGATCTGTTCGGTGCGTACGCGGGCGCCCCACGGGGTGTGGGCCTCAAGGTGGGCCTGGAGCAGCTTGGTCGCCTCGGCCGCGTCGACGCCCGGCGGGACGCGGAGGCTGACCAGCGCGCGGGCGCCGGCCTGCACGGACGGGGTGGCGCCGACGACCGGCGGGCAGTCGATGCCGAGGACCGTGACCGCCGGACGCGCCCAGATGCGGTCGGCCACCGCGTCGGAACCGATCAGCTCGACGCCGTCCAGCACCTTGGCGTCCTCGCGGAACTGCTCCTCGTCGTAGGCCAGCCCCTCCCAGGTCGCGTGGGCCGCGAGTCCGTCGACCGTCGTGGAGCCATCTTTGCCGCGCAGCGAGTCCAGGACGCGGATCAGCGCGGCCAGCGCGTCGGGCGCCGCGCCGCCGAACTGGCCCGAGTGCAGGTTGCCTTCGAGGGTGTCGACCTGCACGCGCACCATGGTCATGCCGCGCAGGGTCGAGGTGACCGTGGGCAGACCGACCCGGAAGTTGCCTGTGTCGCCGATCACGATCGTGTCGGCGGCGAGGAGGTCGGGGCGGGCTTCCGCGTACCGCTCAAGTCCGCCGGTGCCCTGTTCCTCCGAGCCCTCGGCGATCACCTTGACGTGCACCGGGACACCGCCGTTGGCCTTCAGGGCGCGCAGCGCGAGCAGGTGCATGATCACGCCGCCCTTGCAGTCGGCGGCACCGCGCCCGTACCAACGGCCGTCGCGCTCGGTCAGTTCGAAGGGCGGGCTCGTCCAGCCGGCCTCGTCCAGCGGAGGCTGCACGTCGTAGTGGGCGTACAGGAGCACCGTCTTGGCGCCCTCCGGGCCGGGCAGGAAGCCGTAGACCGACTGGGTGCCGTCCGGGGTGTCGAGCAGGGCCACGTCCTGGAAACCCTCGGTGCGCAGCGCGTCGGCGACCCAGTTCGCGGCGCCCTCGCTCTCGCTCTTCGGGAACTGGTCGAAGTCCGCCACCGATCGGAAGGCCACCAGCTCGGTGAGCTCCGTCCTCGCCGTGGGCATCAGCGAGGCGACGGTCTCGGCGACCGGATGCGACGACATGGGCACGCTCCTTGTGGGTGCGACGTTGTACGAATGATGCCGTCGATCCTCCCACAGCGGTCTGTGGCGATGTCCGCCGTAGGATGCGGGGGACAGGTGCGGCAGCGGCTTGATCGGGAGCAGTAGACCATCGTGAGCAGCGAGAACTCTTCGGCGGACGACGAACAGCGGGTGTGGGACGTCGTCGTGGTGGGCGCGGGACCCGCAGGGGCTTCGGCCGCCTATGCGGCGGCGGTCGCGGGACGGCGCGTGCTGTTGCTGGAGAAAGCCGAGCTGCCCCGCTACAAGACATGCGGCGGCGGCATCATCGGACCCTCCCGCGACTCCCTCCCGCCCGGCTTCGAACTGCCGTTGAAGGACCGGGTGTTCGCCATAACGTTCTCGAACAACGGGCGCTTCACGCGCACCCGCCGGTCCCGGCAGATGCTGTTCGGGCTGATCAACCGGCCCGAGTTCGACCAGCAGCTCGTCGAGCACGCGCAGAAGGCGGGCGCCGAGCTGCGGACGGGCGTCACGGTGACACGAGTCGAGCAGCACGGCTCGGCGGTCCCGGACCGGCGTACGGTCGCGGTCGTCCTCCAGGGCGGCGAGACGGTGCTCGCGCGGGCCGTCGTCGGCGCCGACGGCAGTGCCAGCCGCATAGGGGCGCACGTCGGGGTCAAGACCGACCAGGTGGACCTGGGCCTGGAGGCGGAGATCCCGGTGCCGGAGACGGTCGCCGAGGACTGGAAGGGCCGGGTGCTCATCGACTGGGGCCCGATGCCCGGGAGTTACGGCTGGGTCTTCCCCAAGGGCGACACGCTCACGGTCGGGGTGATCTCCGCGCGCGGTGAAGGCGCCGCCACGAAGCGGTACTTGGAGGACTTCATTGCCCGGCTCGGCCTCGCCGGCTTCGAACCGAGCATCTCCTCAGGGCACTTGACCCGGTGCCGGGCGGACGACTCGCCGTTGTCGCGCGGGCGGGTGCT from Streptomyces sp. NBC_01288 carries:
- a CDS encoding DUF1905 domain-containing protein, producing MRFVFTGRVIEWRGPSPYYFVPVPDEESADIREIAALASYGWGVIPVEARIGDVVFTTSLFPKDGGYLLPLKTAVRKPQGLGADDEVTVEMTIDLQLPVG
- a CDS encoding dipeptidase, giving the protein MSSHPVAETVASLMPTARTELTELVAFRSVADFDQFPKSESEGAANWVADALRTEGFQDVALLDTPDGTQSVYGFLPGPEGAKTVLLYAHYDVQPPLDEAGWTSPPFELTERDGRWYGRGAADCKGGVIMHLLALRALKANGGVPVHVKVIAEGSEEQGTGGLERYAEARPDLLAADTIVIGDTGNFRVGLPTVTSTLRGMTMVRVQVDTLEGNLHSGQFGGAAPDALAALIRVLDSLRGKDGSTTVDGLAAHATWEGLAYDEEQFREDAKVLDGVELIGSDAVADRIWARPAVTVLGIDCPPVVGATPSVQAGARALVSLRVPPGVDAAEATKLLQAHLEAHTPWGARVRTEQIGQGQPFSADTTSPAYTAMADAMAVAYPGEEMQYAGQGGSIPLCNTLAALYPRAEILLIGLSEPEAQIHALNESVSPEELERLSVAEALFLQNYAAN
- a CDS encoding geranylgeranyl reductase family protein — protein: MSSENSSADDEQRVWDVVVVGAGPAGASAAYAAAVAGRRVLLLEKAELPRYKTCGGGIIGPSRDSLPPGFELPLKDRVFAITFSNNGRFTRTRRSRQMLFGLINRPEFDQQLVEHAQKAGAELRTGVTVTRVEQHGSAVPDRRTVAVVLQGGETVLARAVVGADGSASRIGAHVGVKTDQVDLGLEAEIPVPETVAEDWKGRVLIDWGPMPGSYGWVFPKGDTLTVGVISARGEGAATKRYLEDFIARLGLAGFEPSISSGHLTRCRADDSPLSRGRVLVCGDAAGLLEPWTREGISFALRSGRLAGEWAVRIAEAHDAVDTRRQALNYAFAIKAGLGVEMSVGKSMLAIFEKRPGLFHAALTGFRPAWKSFMDITRGSTTLGELVRSHPMAQRALTAIDRRNAEPVAPVAPAEPVEDELSS